One Drechmeria coniospora strain ARSEF 6962 chromosome 01, whole genome shotgun sequence genomic region harbors:
- a CDS encoding ferric reductase, which produces MATINLVPREATDTLDESAEPSSTIAPFHTALNGVNQPLNMTFKDVLWWTLGIAGLLILAIRILELVWAKLRQFSAMTQPREKQTYWKTSQWSWMPALKKHVTYAPLWNKRHNREIRLSSAINIGTLPSRLQFVLLALYLCSNAAYIFALNYGVENKFALCAELRGRSGTLAVVNMVPLVIFAGRNNPLIALLRISFDTYNLLHRWIGRIVVVEAVIHTVAWAIPAVADQGWAGAFSPALRSWFLGSGFVGTASLVLLLLQSLSPVRHAFYETFLNIHMVLAIVIFGCTWIHCTSGALELPQLSWIMAIVALWLADRVARTLRLALVNWSSRGFTDAFCEALPGDVTRVTLHLPRYMDIKPGTHAYLRFRGVMAWQSHPFSIAWVEHQMKDELLLAEKEPLNTMDRKRASTAVSFIIGAQTGMTRRLFERASLSTGGIRIGAAMEGPYAGHHSLDSYGHAVLFAGSTGITHQFSYLRGLIKGYNDGSVATRRVTLVWIVRSYESLEWVRPFMDSVLRLPNRKDILRIQVFVTRPDSRRNFGNNSQTVNVLYGRPNIPLILFKEVQDQIGAMAVSVCGPGGLADDVRGAVRMMQGDNVIDFVEESFTW; this is translated from the coding sequence ATGGCGACCATCAACCTTGTGCCGAGAGAGGCGACGGACACGCTCGACGAGTCCGCCGAGCCGAGCTCGACCATCGCCCCCTTCCACACGGCGCTCAACGGCGTCAACCAACCCCTCAACATGACCTTCAAGGACGTTCTGTGGTGGACCCTCGGCATCGCGGGCTTGCTCATCCTCGCTATCcgcatcctcgagctcgtctgGGCCAAGCTGCGCCAGTTCTCGGCCATGACGCAGCCGCGCGAGAAGCAGACGTACTGGAAGACGTCGCAGTGGAGCTGGATGCCGGCCCTCAAGAAGCACGTCACGTACGCGCCCCTCTGGAACAAGCGTCACAACCGCGAGATTCGCCTGTCCTCGGCCATTAATATCGGCACCCTGCCCTCGCGCCTGCAGTTCGTACTCCTTGCCCTCTACCTCTGTAGCAATGCGGCCTACATCTTCGCCCTTAACTACGGCGTCGAGAACAAGTTCGCCCTCTGCGCCGAGCTGCGCGGCCGCTCGGGCACCCTTGCTGTCGTTAATATGGTGCCGCTTGTTATCTTCGCCGGCCGCAACAACCCGCTTATTGCGCTGCTGCGCATCAGCTTTGACACATACAACCTCCTACACCGTTGGATCGGCCgtatcgtcgtcgtcgaggccgtcatccACACTGTCGCCTGGGCCATccccgccgttgccgaccAGGGCTGGGCCGGCGCCTTCTCGCCCGCCCTTAGGAGCTGGTTCCTCGGCTCGGGCTTTGTCGGCACCGCCTCGCTCGTCCTCCTACTACTGCAGTCCCTCTCGCCCGTCCGCCACGCCTTCTACGAGACGTTCCTCAACATCCACATGgtgctcgccatcgtcatcttcgGCTGCACCTGGATCCATTGCACCTCGGGTGCCCTCGAGCTCCCGCAGCTATCGTGGATCatggccatcgtcgccctctgGCTCGCCGACCGCGTCGCCCGCACCCTCCGCCTCGCCCTTGTCAACTGGTCGAGCCGCGGCTTCACTGACGCCTTTTGCGAGGCGCTACCCGGCGACGTGACGCGCGTTACGCTGCACCTGCCGCGCTACATGGACATCAAGCCCGGCACCCACGCCTACCTTCGCTTCCGCGGCGTCATGGCCTGGCAGAGCCACCCCTTCTCCATCGCCTGGGTCGAGCACCAGATGAAGGAcgagctgctgctcgccgagaAGGAGCCCCTCAATACGATGGATCGCAAgcgcgcctcgacggccgtctcctTCATCATCGGTGCCCAGACGGGCATGACGCGGCGCCTCTTTGAGCGCGCGAGCCTCTCGACGGGCGGCATCCGCATTGGCGCCGCCATGGAGGGCCCCTACGCCGGCCACCACAGCCTCGACTCGTACGGCCACGCCGTGCTCTTCGCCGGCTCGACGGGCATCACGCACCAGTTCTCGTACCTCCGCGGCCTCATCAAGGGCTacaacgacggcagcgtcgccaCGCGCCGCGTCACGCTCGTCTGGATCGTGCGCTCGTACGAGTCGCTAGAGTGGGTGCGGCCCTTTATGGACTCGGTCCTGCGCCTGCCGAACCGCAAGGACATACTCCGCATCCAGGTGTTCGTGACGCGCCCCGACAGCCGTCGCAACTTTGGCAACAACAGCCAAACGGTCAACGTGCTCTACGGCCGGCCCAACATTCCACTCATCCTCTTCAAGGAGGTGCAGGACCAGATCGGCGCCATGGCGGTGAGCGTGTGCGGGCCCGGTggtctcgccgacgacgtgcgCGGCGCCGTGAGGATGATGCAAGGCGACAACGTCATCGACTTTGTTGAGGAGAGCTTTACGTGGTAG